A portion of the Stella humosa genome contains these proteins:
- a CDS encoding sodium-dependent transporter, whose translation MVNEALKPTAPAAESNQWSSRAGFLMAAIGSAVGLGSIWKFPYEVGENGGGAFLIFYLLGMVLVVIPLLLAEFAIGRRGGGDAVSSLDAVARAARRSPAWAWVAPVALAGGYLILTYYAVIAGMTLDYALSALVTGFAGVDAALSRARFAELVGDPLRLALSQAIFLAATVAIVARGVGGGIERACTVLMPVLFGLVLLLVGYGAVQGGFGAAARFMFEPRMEAVTARTAIEALGLGFFSIGVGLGAMITYAAYTRADIRLVPAAAVIVAGDTALSVLAGLAVFPFVFAHGLDPAEGASLVFVTLPIAFGAITGGNVIGSLFFALLAIAALASAMSLLELLVAPLVQRFGWRRGPAALAAGLAVLAGGVPTLLSFNLWQGVRPLAFLAGWADADLFETIDAAASNLLLPAAGIAFAVFAGHVMPAAMVGRALDLDGRWLRWLMLALRWVVPGAILLFLAAGFF comes from the coding sequence ATGGTCAACGAAGCGCTGAAACCGACCGCTCCGGCGGCGGAATCCAACCAGTGGTCCAGCCGTGCCGGCTTCCTGATGGCGGCGATCGGCTCGGCCGTCGGTCTCGGCTCGATCTGGAAGTTCCCCTACGAGGTGGGCGAGAATGGCGGCGGCGCCTTCCTGATCTTCTATCTGCTGGGCATGGTGCTGGTGGTGATCCCGCTGCTGCTGGCGGAATTCGCGATCGGCCGGCGCGGCGGCGGCGATGCGGTGTCCAGCCTGGATGCCGTCGCGCGCGCGGCGCGGCGGTCGCCTGCCTGGGCGTGGGTGGCCCCGGTCGCGCTGGCCGGCGGGTATCTCATCCTCACCTACTATGCGGTCATCGCCGGGATGACGCTGGACTATGCCCTGAGCGCGCTGGTGACGGGTTTCGCCGGTGTCGACGCCGCCCTGTCGCGGGCGCGCTTTGCGGAACTGGTGGGCGATCCGCTGCGGCTGGCGCTGTCGCAGGCGATCTTCCTGGCCGCCACGGTCGCCATCGTCGCGCGCGGGGTCGGCGGCGGCATCGAGCGCGCCTGCACCGTGCTGATGCCGGTGCTGTTCGGGCTGGTGCTGCTGCTGGTCGGCTACGGCGCCGTCCAGGGCGGGTTCGGCGCGGCTGCCCGGTTCATGTTCGAACCGCGGATGGAGGCGGTGACCGCGCGCACGGCGATCGAGGCGCTGGGGCTGGGCTTCTTCTCGATCGGTGTCGGGCTGGGGGCGATGATCACCTATGCCGCCTATACCCGGGCCGACATCCGGCTGGTGCCGGCGGCCGCCGTCATCGTCGCGGGTGACACGGCCCTGTCGGTGCTGGCCGGCCTGGCCGTCTTTCCCTTCGTCTTCGCCCATGGCCTTGATCCGGCCGAGGGGGCGAGCCTCGTCTTCGTCACCCTGCCGATCGCATTCGGCGCGATCACGGGCGGGAATGTCATCGGCAGTCTCTTCTTCGCCCTGCTGGCGATCGCGGCGCTGGCCTCGGCCATGTCGCTGCTCGAACTGCTGGTGGCGCCGCTGGTCCAGCGCTTCGGCTGGCGGCGCGGCCCGGCCGCGCTCGCGGCTGGCCTGGCGGTGCTGGCGGGTGGGGTGCCGACGCTGCTGTCCTTCAACCTCTGGCAGGGGGTGCGCCCGCTGGCCTTCCTGGCCGGGTGGGCGGATGCGGACCTGTTCGAGACGATCGACGCGGCCGCCTCGAACCTGCTGCTGCCGGCGGCCGGCATCGCCTTCGCGGTCTTCGCCGGCCACGTCATGCCCGCCGCCATGGTCGGCCGCGCGCTGGACCTGGACGGCCGCTGGCTGCGCTGGCTGATGCTGGCGCTGCGCTGGGTCGTGCCGGGCGCCATTCTGCTCTTCCTGGCGGCGGGCTTCTTCTAG
- a CDS encoding efflux RND transporter periplasmic adaptor subunit has product MKRRTIVRAFGMVMLTGIVATVAACKQEEIAQREPPAPRVQVERVTFQPSETARTFVGVVQPRHETDLSFRVGGKMIERRLNVGDRVRQGDLVARLDPTDLRLQAESAEAELAAATSNHAQASADERRYAGLKANGFAPQADYDRKKAARDEAEGRLKRARRSLELARNQREYGELRADADGVVTAMTVEAGEVVTAGQPIARIARQGEREALVALPETWLGDAADAAATVRLWSQDVRPYQARLRELSPQADPATRTYAARFTIQDAGEEAAFGMTATVTLTRHQQVAAAQVPLAAIVNRGAGPHVFVVEPAGETLVARPIKVATFGSRTAAVTEGLADGETIVTLGVQKLEAGRKVRPLPIR; this is encoded by the coding sequence ATGAAGCGGAGAACCATCGTCCGGGCGTTCGGCATGGTCATGCTGACCGGGATCGTCGCCACGGTGGCGGCCTGCAAGCAGGAGGAGATCGCCCAGCGCGAGCCGCCCGCCCCGCGGGTGCAGGTGGAGCGCGTGACCTTCCAGCCGAGCGAGACGGCGCGGACGTTCGTGGGCGTGGTGCAGCCGCGGCATGAGACCGACCTGTCCTTCCGCGTCGGCGGCAAGATGATCGAGCGGCGGCTCAATGTCGGCGATCGGGTACGCCAGGGCGACCTGGTGGCGCGGCTGGACCCGACCGACCTGCGCCTCCAGGCCGAAAGTGCCGAGGCGGAGCTGGCAGCCGCCACCTCCAACCATGCCCAGGCCAGTGCCGACGAGCGGCGCTATGCCGGCCTGAAGGCGAACGGCTTCGCCCCCCAGGCCGACTATGACCGCAAGAAGGCCGCCCGCGACGAGGCCGAGGGTCGGCTGAAGCGGGCTCGGCGCTCGCTGGAGCTGGCCCGCAACCAGCGCGAATATGGCGAGTTGCGCGCCGATGCCGACGGCGTCGTAACGGCGATGACGGTAGAGGCGGGGGAGGTCGTGACCGCGGGCCAGCCGATCGCCCGCATCGCCCGCCAGGGCGAGCGCGAGGCGCTGGTCGCCCTGCCCGAGACGTGGCTGGGCGATGCCGCCGATGCGGCGGCCACCGTGCGGCTGTGGTCGCAGGATGTCCGCCCCTACCAGGCCCGCCTGCGCGAGCTGTCGCCCCAGGCCGACCCGGCGACGCGCACCTATGCCGCGCGCTTCACCATCCAGGATGCCGGCGAGGAGGCCGCCTTCGGCATGACCGCGACCGTCACCCTGACCCGCCACCAGCAGGTGGCGGCCGCCCAGGTACCGCTGGCCGCCATCGTCAACCGCGGCGCCGGCCCGCACGTCTTCGTGGTCGAACCCGCCGGCGAGACACTGGTCGCCCGGCCGATCAAGGTCGCCACGTTCGGCAGCCGCACGGCGGCCGTGACCGAAGGGCTGGCGGACGGCGAGACCATCGTGACGCTGGGCGTGCAGAAGCTCGAAGCGGGCCGCAAGGTCCGCCCGCTGCCGATCCGCTGA
- a CDS encoding calcium-binding protein encodes MVDLSGPTTVNGGIIFGAFIDDDVLNGSDAADSIRGGAGDDTIYGRGGNDQLFGDNHDDWLNGNQGEDLLRGDEGNDTLMGGQGQDYVYGEFGDDWLAGNLGNDNLFGSAGNDIAYGGQGTDFIFTGSDDDFLSGDRDNDTLQGGVGADRFFFGAACGIDRITDYEPGHDRILVDLENGMINGTAIGSIEDLIADIVDTANGAFVPLGTSGEGVYLSGITKSQLTINDFELV; translated from the coding sequence ATGGTGGATCTCAGCGGACCCACGACGGTCAATGGCGGCATCATCTTCGGTGCCTTCATCGATGACGACGTGCTGAATGGCTCGGACGCGGCGGATTCGATCCGCGGCGGCGCCGGCGACGACACGATCTATGGCCGCGGCGGCAACGACCAGCTCTTCGGCGACAACCACGACGACTGGCTGAACGGCAACCAGGGCGAGGACCTGCTGCGCGGCGACGAAGGCAACGACACGCTGATGGGCGGCCAGGGCCAGGACTATGTCTATGGCGAGTTCGGCGACGACTGGCTGGCCGGCAACCTCGGCAACGACAACCTGTTCGGCAGTGCCGGCAACGACATCGCCTATGGCGGCCAGGGCACCGACTTCATCTTCACGGGCTCCGACGACGACTTCCTGTCGGGCGACCGCGACAACGACACGCTGCAGGGCGGCGTCGGCGCCGACCGTTTCTTCTTCGGGGCGGCCTGCGGCATCGATCGGATCACCGACTACGAGCCGGGCCATGACCGCATCCTGGTCGACCTGGAGAACGGGATGATCAACGGCACCGCCATCGGCTCGATCGAGGACCTGATCGCCGACATCGTCGACACCGCCAACGGTGCCTTCGTGCCGCTCGGCACCAGCGGCGAGGGCGTCTACCTTTCGGGCATCACCAAGTCGCAGCTCACCATCAACGACTTCGAGCTGGTCTGA
- a CDS encoding fumarylacetoacetate hydrolase family protein codes for MKLLSFTAAGRDSYGALTGPAGQEGVVDLGARLGLRLPTLKALIAADAFAEAQTLVARGTVDHALADIRFRPVVPDPGKIVCIGLNYRDHVAEGGRDVTEKPVIFTRFADSQMGHGEPMVRPRVSDKLDYEGELAIVIGRPGRHIAEADALAHVAGYACYNDGSVRDWQRHTHQFTPGKNFASTGAFGPWLVTADEIADPTKLRLTTRLNGGVRQDTTTDMMIFSIPEQIAYISTFIPLAPGDVIVTGTPGGVGSRRNPPEYMKAGDVIEVEVSGVGLLRNPVVDEA; via the coding sequence ATGAAGCTTCTGTCTTTCACCGCGGCCGGCCGCGACAGCTATGGCGCATTGACCGGCCCCGCCGGCCAGGAGGGCGTGGTCGACCTCGGCGCCCGGCTCGGCCTGCGCCTGCCGACCTTGAAGGCGCTGATCGCCGCCGACGCCTTCGCCGAGGCGCAGACCCTGGTGGCGCGCGGCACCGTCGACCATGCGCTGGCCGACATCCGCTTCCGCCCGGTGGTGCCCGATCCGGGCAAGATCGTCTGCATCGGCCTCAACTATCGCGACCACGTCGCCGAGGGCGGGCGCGACGTCACCGAGAAGCCGGTCATCTTCACGCGCTTCGCCGACAGCCAGATGGGCCATGGCGAGCCGATGGTGCGCCCGCGCGTGTCGGACAAGCTGGACTACGAGGGTGAACTGGCCATCGTCATCGGCCGCCCCGGCCGGCACATCGCCGAGGCCGACGCGCTGGCCCATGTCGCGGGCTACGCCTGCTACAATGACGGCTCGGTGCGCGACTGGCAGCGCCACACCCACCAGTTCACGCCCGGCAAGAACTTCGCCTCGACCGGCGCCTTCGGGCCCTGGCTGGTGACGGCCGACGAGATCGCCGATCCGACCAAACTGCGCCTGACCACGCGCCTCAATGGCGGCGTGCGCCAGGACACCACCACCGACATGATGATCTTCTCGATCCCCGAGCAGATCGCCTATATCTCGACCTTCATTCCCCTGGCGCCGGGCGACGTGATCGTCACCGGCACGCCGGGCGGCGTCGGCTCGCGCCGCAACCCGCCCGAATACATGAAGGCCGGCGACGTGATCGAGGTGGAAGTCTCTGGCGTCGGGCTGCTGCGCAACCCGGTGGTCGACGAAGCCTGA
- a CDS encoding TetR/AcrR family transcriptional regulator, translating to MPLPIRIRANADETRTRILEKAEELFRRLGFAKTAVADIAAELGMSPANVYRFFASKNALVEAICEQHLARIHAELMRIARANDPVVDRLERFALSIIRYHKANFLTERRLHDIVLVAMEHSWESITQHKEALATLIESILRSGVDSGEVGPAVDPRQAARIILGCLTRFCHPMVIQQHVDDDLEAEAQATIRFLGRALQ from the coding sequence GTGCCCCTGCCGATCCGCATCCGCGCCAACGCCGACGAGACCCGTACCCGCATCCTGGAGAAGGCCGAGGAGCTGTTCCGGCGCCTGGGCTTCGCCAAGACGGCCGTGGCCGACATCGCGGCCGAGCTCGGCATGTCGCCCGCCAACGTCTATCGCTTCTTCGCCTCCAAGAACGCACTGGTCGAGGCGATCTGCGAGCAGCACCTGGCGCGCATCCATGCGGAGCTGATGCGCATCGCGCGCGCCAACGACCCGGTAGTCGACCGGCTGGAGCGGTTCGCATTGTCGATCATCCGCTACCACAAGGCCAATTTCCTGACGGAACGGCGCCTGCACGACATCGTGCTGGTAGCAATGGAACATAGCTGGGAGTCGATTACCCAGCACAAGGAAGCGCTGGCGACGCTGATCGAATCCATCCTGCGCTCGGGCGTCGATAGCGGCGAGGTCGGGCCGGCGGTCGATCCGCGCCAGGCCGCCCGCATCATCCTGGGCTGCCTGACGCGGTTCTGCCATCCCATGGTCATCCAGCAGCATGTCGACGACGACCTGGAGGCGGAGGCGCAGGCCACCATCCGCTTCCTCGGCCGCGCACTGCAGTAG
- a CDS encoding efflux RND transporter permease subunit yields the protein MRGFNLSAWAIAHRALVLYLMLVVAAGGVYAYVKLGRAEDPNFTIKVMVVTADWPGATADEIKNQVADRIEKKLQELPFLDRVETYTRPGTAVLQIVLRDTTPPGQVRDLWYQVRKKVGDIRGDLPAGVNGPWFNDEYGDVYSALYMLSAAGQTMADLKRQAEDIRQSLLRVPGISKVDIIGAQPERIHIELSHGRLATLGITPQQVFDSVARQNAVVASGSIDTAADRINVRVSGALDGVEAIAAVPVAADGRIFRLGDIATVTAGYQDPPRFLVRQEGQPAIGIGAAMAEGTDIIALGRDLERAAAAIRQELPVGVELKQIADQPHVVEGSIAEFVRVFAEALVIVMVVSLLSLGLRTGIVVALSVPLVLAIVFLVMYAAGVPLHRITLGALIIALGLLVDDAIIAIEMMVVKMEQGWDRAAAASYAWTSTAFPMLTGTLVTAAGFLPVGFAKSSSGEYAGGIFWVVGLALIVSWLVAVVFIPYLGFKLLPDFAKRARHANPDAVYDTRIYRWLRGAVAAAVRWRRTVVVATVALFALSIWGFGQVQQQFFPTSTRPELFLEMRLPEGSAIGASLATAEAAEKLLAGDGDIATYTTYVGQGSPRFWLGLNPALPNPNFAQIVILARDTPARERIKARLDRAIADGALPQARVRVDRFVFGPPVGFPVQFRVAGPDAEQVRRIAVDVRRAMAEDRRVIDPHPNWGEQAKSVRLAVDQDRARAMGLTPQEIGATLATLLSGYTVTQQRRGIELIDVVARATPEERLSLDRLPELTVATRGGVAVPLSQVARVEYDYEEPILWRRNRDVVMTVRGDVVDGVQPPDVTRALQPRMAQIAAGLPPGYRIEAGGSAEESAKANASIAAVLPVTLLVMLTLLMIQLQSFGRLALVFSTAPLGIIGAAGMLLATGRPFGFVALLGLLALSGMIMRNAVILVDQIEHDVAAGHPRQRAIIDATVRRSRPVVLTALAAILAMIPLSSSVFWGPMATTIMGGLMVATVLTLFFLPALYALAFRTRDEAPATAAKPAAADPMSGAAAAPAE from the coding sequence ATGCGCGGCTTCAACCTATCCGCCTGGGCCATCGCCCATCGCGCGCTGGTTCTCTACCTGATGCTGGTGGTGGCGGCGGGCGGCGTCTACGCCTACGTGAAGCTGGGCCGCGCCGAGGATCCGAACTTCACCATCAAGGTGATGGTCGTAACCGCCGACTGGCCCGGCGCGACGGCCGACGAGATCAAGAACCAGGTCGCCGACCGCATCGAGAAGAAGCTGCAGGAACTGCCCTTCCTCGACCGGGTCGAGACCTACACCCGGCCCGGCACCGCCGTGCTGCAGATCGTGCTGCGCGACACCACCCCGCCCGGCCAGGTTCGCGACCTCTGGTACCAGGTGCGCAAGAAGGTGGGCGACATCCGGGGCGACCTGCCAGCCGGCGTGAACGGCCCCTGGTTCAACGACGAGTATGGCGACGTCTATTCCGCCCTCTACATGCTGAGCGCCGCCGGCCAGACCATGGCCGACCTGAAGCGCCAGGCCGAGGATATCCGCCAGTCGCTGCTGCGGGTGCCGGGGATCAGCAAGGTCGACATCATCGGCGCCCAGCCCGAGCGCATCCATATCGAGCTGAGCCATGGCCGGCTGGCGACGCTGGGCATCACGCCGCAGCAGGTGTTCGACAGCGTCGCCCGCCAGAACGCGGTCGTGGCATCGGGCAGCATCGACACCGCCGCCGACCGCATCAATGTCCGCGTCTCGGGCGCGCTCGACGGGGTCGAGGCGATCGCGGCCGTGCCCGTCGCGGCCGACGGCCGCATCTTCCGCCTGGGCGACATCGCGACGGTGACGGCCGGCTACCAGGACCCGCCGCGCTTCCTGGTGCGCCAGGAGGGCCAGCCGGCAATCGGCATCGGTGCGGCCATGGCCGAGGGCACGGACATCATCGCGCTCGGCCGCGACCTCGAGCGCGCGGCGGCCGCCATCCGCCAGGAACTGCCGGTCGGCGTCGAGCTGAAGCAGATCGCCGACCAGCCGCATGTCGTGGAAGGCTCGATCGCGGAGTTCGTGCGCGTCTTCGCCGAGGCGCTCGTGATCGTCATGGTCGTCAGCCTGCTGTCGCTCGGCCTGCGAACGGGGATCGTGGTGGCCCTCTCGGTGCCGCTGGTGCTGGCGATCGTGTTCCTGGTGATGTACGCGGCCGGCGTGCCGCTGCACCGCATCACGCTGGGCGCCCTCATCATCGCGCTGGGCCTGCTGGTCGACGACGCCATCATCGCCATCGAGATGATGGTGGTGAAGATGGAGCAAGGCTGGGACCGGGCGGCAGCCGCCAGCTACGCCTGGACCTCGACCGCCTTCCCGATGCTGACCGGCACGCTGGTGACGGCGGCGGGCTTCCTGCCGGTCGGCTTCGCCAAGTCGTCGTCGGGCGAATATGCCGGCGGCATCTTCTGGGTGGTCGGGCTGGCGCTCATCGTCTCGTGGCTGGTGGCGGTCGTCTTCATCCCCTATCTCGGCTTCAAGCTGCTGCCGGACTTTGCCAAGCGGGCGCGGCATGCGAACCCCGATGCGGTCTACGACACCCGCATCTATCGCTGGCTGCGGGGGGCCGTGGCGGCCGCCGTGCGCTGGCGGCGCACCGTGGTCGTGGCCACGGTGGCGCTCTTCGCCCTGTCGATCTGGGGCTTCGGCCAGGTGCAGCAGCAGTTCTTCCCGACCTCCACCCGGCCGGAACTGTTCCTGGAGATGCGCCTGCCTGAAGGGTCGGCCATCGGCGCCAGCCTGGCGACGGCCGAGGCAGCCGAAAAGCTGCTGGCGGGCGACGGCGACATCGCCACCTACACCACCTATGTCGGCCAGGGGTCGCCGCGCTTCTGGCTCGGCCTGAACCCGGCCCTGCCCAACCCCAACTTCGCGCAGATCGTCATCCTGGCCCGGGACACCCCGGCCCGCGAGCGCATCAAGGCGCGCCTCGACCGGGCGATCGCCGACGGCGCCCTGCCCCAGGCGCGCGTGCGCGTCGACCGCTTCGTCTTCGGCCCGCCGGTCGGCTTTCCGGTGCAGTTTCGCGTGGCCGGCCCCGACGCCGAGCAGGTGCGCCGCATCGCCGTCGACGTGCGCCGAGCCATGGCCGAGGACCGCCGCGTCATCGACCCGCACCCCAACTGGGGCGAGCAGGCCAAGAGCGTGCGGCTGGCGGTCGACCAGGACCGCGCGCGCGCCATGGGACTGACCCCGCAGGAGATCGGCGCCACCCTGGCGACCCTGCTCAGCGGCTATACCGTCACGCAGCAGCGCCGCGGGATCGAGCTGATCGATGTCGTCGCCCGGGCCACGCCGGAGGAGCGCCTGTCGCTCGACCGGCTGCCGGAGCTTACCGTCGCCACGCGGGGCGGGGTGGCCGTGCCGCTGTCGCAGGTCGCCCGCGTCGAATACGACTATGAGGAGCCGATCCTGTGGCGGCGCAACCGCGACGTGGTGATGACCGTCCGCGGCGACGTCGTCGACGGGGTGCAGCCGCCCGACGTCACCCGCGCGCTCCAACCGCGCATGGCCCAGATCGCGGCCGGCCTGCCGCCCGGCTATCGCATCGAGGCCGGCGGGTCGGCCGAGGAAAGCGCCAAGGCCAACGCCTCGATCGCGGCCGTCCTGCCGGTCACGCTGCTGGTCATGCTGACCCTGCTGATGATCCAGTTGCAGAGCTTCGGCCGGCTGGCGCTGGTCTTCTCGACCGCACCGCTCGGCATCATCGGCGCGGCCGGCATGCTGCTGGCGACCGGGCGGCCGTTCGGCTTCGTCGCCTTGCTGGGGCTGCTGGCGCTGTCGGGCATGATCATGCGCAACGCGGTGATCCTGGTCGACCAGATCGAGCATGACGTCGCCGCCGGCCATCCGCGCCAGCGGGCGATCATCGACGCCACGGTGCGGCGCAGCCGCCCGGTGGTGCTGACCGCGCTGGCCGCCATCCTGGCGATGATCCCGCTGTCCAGCAGCGTCTTCTGGGGGCCGATGGCCACCACCATCATGGGCGGGCTGATGGTGGCGACGGTGCTGACGCTGTTCTTCCTGCCGGCCCTCTACGCCCTGGCCTTCCGCACCCGCGACGAGGCGCCGGCCACCGCGGCCAAACCCGCCGCAGCCGACCCGATGTCCGGGGCGGCCGCGGCGCCGGCGGAGTAG
- the dctP gene encoding TRAP transporter substrate-binding protein DctP encodes MNRWALAAVPAALTLLTVPALAAVDGPKVAWDLSVWGPPRAFTAGIEAIAKHVSTETGGKFTIKIHYGDALSKGPDNLDNIKLGAFEMAQICTGYHPGKNPAITVLDLPGLPLVDPDIHARVHDVVYKHPAIVAEFKRWNAVLLLSVLQPQSELMGTGEPPVKVEMFKGMRVRALGGTGDALRNLGAVPTSVPAPEVYNSLERGVFQAAAFPYTYAFAAYKIEEIAKWYTTNLGPGANNCPTVVNDQALNKLPPQYRALIDAAKPIAYEALKTAQKTTDEKNLAAWQKRGLVAIKYDEVELKKFADMAARPVWDAWVKEMTAKNLPAKELLDLVLAEADKAKKALGR; translated from the coding sequence ATGAATCGCTGGGCCCTGGCGGCCGTTCCGGCCGCTTTGACGCTGCTGACCGTACCCGCGCTTGCCGCCGTCGACGGGCCGAAGGTGGCCTGGGACCTGTCTGTCTGGGGCCCGCCGAGGGCGTTCACGGCGGGCATCGAGGCCATCGCCAAGCATGTGTCGACCGAGACGGGCGGCAAGTTCACCATCAAGATCCACTATGGCGACGCCCTGTCGAAGGGGCCGGACAACCTCGACAACATCAAGCTCGGCGCCTTCGAGATGGCGCAGATCTGCACCGGCTACCATCCCGGCAAGAACCCGGCCATCACCGTGCTCGACCTGCCGGGACTGCCGCTGGTCGACCCCGACATCCATGCCCGCGTCCATGACGTGGTCTACAAGCACCCGGCCATCGTGGCCGAGTTCAAGCGGTGGAACGCCGTCCTGCTGCTTTCGGTCCTCCAGCCGCAGTCGGAGCTGATGGGCACGGGCGAGCCGCCGGTGAAGGTGGAGATGTTCAAGGGCATGCGCGTGCGGGCGCTGGGCGGCACCGGCGACGCGTTGCGCAACCTGGGCGCCGTGCCGACCTCGGTCCCGGCACCGGAGGTCTACAACTCCTTGGAGCGCGGCGTCTTCCAGGCGGCTGCCTTCCCCTACACCTACGCGTTCGCGGCCTACAAGATCGAGGAGATCGCCAAGTGGTACACGACCAACCTCGGTCCGGGTGCCAACAACTGCCCCACCGTCGTCAATGACCAGGCACTGAACAAGCTGCCGCCGCAGTACCGCGCCCTGATCGACGCGGCCAAGCCGATCGCCTATGAGGCGCTGAAGACGGCCCAGAAGACGACCGACGAGAAGAACCTTGCCGCCTGGCAGAAGCGCGGCCTGGTCGCCATCAAGTATGACGAGGTCGAACTGAAGAAGTTCGCCGACATGGCGGCGCGGCCGGTCTGGGATGCGTGGGTGAAGGAGATGACGGCCAAGAACCTGCCGGCCAAGGAGCTGCTCGATCTCGTCCTGGCCGAGGCGGACAAGGCCAAGAAAGCGCTCGGCCGCTAG